In Myxococcus stipitatus, the following are encoded in one genomic region:
- a CDS encoding serine hydrolase domain-containing protein: MDIPRRGLRVGAAVLVVSFSGTGCGLGDEAVNQDLESSALALALSESPLAPLNREALRQAIAGLPDAATTAAQVRIEGSAGRWLGSSGVADVHSGAPVPKNARFRIGSITKTFTATVVLQLAAERRVDLDRPVQHYLPGLLPLDYSLVTVRQLLNHTHGLPGVPLPAKDPEWFFENRFRRFTPRELVSLALEQGKRFEPGTQQEYGNIGYLVAGLLIEKVTGRPYGQAVRERILVPLELRDTSVPGNDPTIPGPHVRGYEAVTQDDGTVRLVDVTEANQSIPWAAGEMISTTADLDTFLCALFRGRLLPPEQLEEMFTVPDVPFVGGGRAMYSAGLTRIPVNGLTVWGKSGDRHGYNNGMGATRDLRRRLVYSVNTLRMGQERPAIAGRIVATTFVTRGPHP, from the coding sequence ATGGATATCCCGCGTCGTGGGCTGCGGGTCGGGGCGGCGGTGCTGGTGGTGAGCTTCTCGGGGACGGGTTGCGGTCTCGGTGACGAGGCCGTCAATCAGGACCTGGAGTCCAGCGCGCTCGCATTGGCGCTGAGCGAATCACCCCTGGCGCCGCTCAACCGCGAGGCGCTGCGGCAGGCCATCGCGGGCCTGCCGGACGCGGCGACGACGGCGGCGCAGGTCCGCATCGAGGGTTCCGCGGGCCGCTGGCTGGGCAGCTCCGGCGTGGCGGATGTCCACTCAGGGGCGCCCGTGCCCAAGAACGCGCGCTTCCGCATCGGCAGCATCACCAAGACCTTCACCGCCACCGTGGTGTTGCAGCTCGCCGCGGAGCGACGCGTGGACCTGGACCGGCCCGTGCAACACTACCTGCCCGGACTGTTGCCACTGGATTACAGCCTCGTCACGGTGCGCCAGCTCCTCAATCACACGCACGGACTGCCGGGCGTGCCGCTCCCGGCGAAGGACCCCGAGTGGTTCTTCGAGAACCGCTTCCGCCGCTTCACGCCCCGGGAGCTGGTCTCCCTGGCGCTCGAGCAGGGCAAGCGCTTCGAGCCGGGCACGCAGCAGGAGTACGGCAACATCGGCTATCTCGTCGCGGGGCTGCTCATCGAGAAGGTCACCGGCAGGCCCTATGGCCAGGCGGTGCGCGAGCGCATCCTCGTACCGCTGGAGCTGCGCGACACGTCCGTGCCGGGCAATGACCCCACCATTCCGGGCCCGCATGTCCGCGGCTACGAGGCCGTCACGCAGGACGACGGCACGGTGCGCCTGGTCGATGTCACGGAGGCGAACCAGTCCATCCCCTGGGCCGCGGGGGAGATGATTTCGACCACGGCCGACCTGGACACCTTCCTGTGCGCGCTCTTCCGGGGACGGCTGCTGCCACCCGAGCAGCTCGAGGAGATGTTCACCGTGCCGGACGTGCCCTTCGTGGGCGGAGGCCGCGCCATGTACAGCGCGGGCCTGACGCGCATCCCCGTCAACGGGCTCACGGTGTGGGGCAAGAGCGGAGACCGGCACGGCTACAACAACGGCATGGGGGCCACGAGGGACTTGCGCCGGCGCCTGGTCTACTCGGTGAACACGCTGCGCATGGGGCAGGAGCGGCCCGCCATCGCCGGGCGCATCGTCGCCACCACCTTCGTCACCCGGGGGCCTCACCCGTGA
- a CDS encoding bifunctional alpha,alpha-trehalose-phosphate synthase (UDP-forming)/trehalose-phosphatase: MSRLLLVSNRLPVTVKVEKDSVAVVRSAGGLATGLRRPHERSGGLWIGWPGDVSRLSDGQRSRVEAQLGEQRCVPLHLSSSEVNRYYEGYSNRVLWPLCHYMLDRIPRQDRDWEVYRKVNERFADLVAKQYQPGDIIWVHDYQLMLVPGLLRQRLPEARIGYFHHIPFPSSEVFRTLPRRDELLKGLLGADLVGFHTVSYVRHFSGALLRQLGLDTDVDCITWEGRQVRVGAFPMGIDADSFDSLSREVGVLEEVASVRRGAEGQRILLGIDRLDYTKGIPRRLLAVQRLLEREPAWRGRLRFVQVAVPSRTQVEAYATYREQVNELVGRINGQYGTVQNVPVHYLFRSFNEKQLAGLYRAADVMLVTPVRDGMNLVAKEFCAARPDEDGVLVLSEFAGAADELRGALVVNTYDIEATADAIEQALKMPESERRERMRGLRAQVKAHDVHWWVSYFLGRLQGLPTVSVGRAKEGTEALARMKSAEHLALMLDYDGTLVGFAPRPELAAPDDALRELLAKLVARPNTTVSVVSGRPRETLQAWFGTLPMGLHAEHGLWSRPAPGLPWKMLEGVTPEWKAAARPVLDEFAARIPGSFVEEKSASLAWHYRQVDPEFGAIQSRELRLKLAETFARQPVDILPGDKVVEVRPHGVHKGRVVDSVTRVLAPGTLVVAMGDDRTDEDLFAAIPEDGLTVHAGNKPTRAAYRVSGPREVRALLAALVEPSAK, from the coding sequence ATGTCTCGACTCCTGCTCGTCTCCAATCGTCTCCCAGTCACCGTCAAGGTGGAGAAGGACAGCGTCGCCGTGGTGCGCAGCGCAGGAGGGCTGGCCACGGGGTTGCGCAGGCCTCATGAACGCTCCGGTGGGCTGTGGATAGGCTGGCCCGGGGATGTCTCCCGACTGTCGGATGGTCAACGAAGCCGGGTGGAGGCACAGCTCGGCGAGCAGCGCTGCGTGCCGCTGCATCTCTCCAGCAGCGAGGTGAACCGCTACTACGAGGGCTACTCCAACCGCGTGTTGTGGCCGCTGTGCCATTACATGCTGGACCGCATCCCCCGGCAGGACCGCGACTGGGAGGTGTATCGCAAGGTCAACGAGCGCTTCGCGGACCTGGTGGCGAAGCAGTATCAACCGGGCGACATCATCTGGGTGCATGACTACCAGCTCATGCTGGTGCCGGGGCTGTTGCGACAGCGGCTGCCCGAGGCCCGCATCGGCTACTTCCACCACATCCCCTTCCCGTCATCGGAGGTCTTCCGCACGCTGCCCCGGCGCGATGAGCTGTTGAAGGGACTGCTCGGCGCGGACCTGGTGGGCTTCCACACGGTGAGCTACGTGCGGCACTTCTCGGGCGCGCTCTTGCGGCAGCTCGGGTTGGACACGGATGTGGACTGCATCACGTGGGAAGGGCGGCAGGTGCGCGTGGGCGCTTTCCCCATGGGCATCGACGCGGACTCCTTCGACTCGCTCTCGCGGGAGGTGGGCGTCCTGGAGGAGGTCGCCTCGGTGCGCCGGGGCGCGGAGGGACAGCGCATCCTCCTGGGCATCGACCGGCTGGACTACACCAAGGGCATTCCGCGCAGGCTCCTCGCGGTGCAGCGGCTCCTGGAGCGCGAGCCCGCGTGGCGTGGCCGGCTGCGCTTCGTCCAGGTGGCCGTGCCCAGCCGGACGCAGGTGGAGGCCTACGCCACCTACCGCGAACAGGTGAACGAGCTGGTGGGCCGCATCAACGGCCAGTACGGCACCGTGCAGAACGTGCCCGTGCACTACCTCTTCCGCTCCTTCAACGAGAAGCAGCTCGCGGGGCTGTACCGCGCGGCGGACGTGATGCTCGTCACCCCCGTGCGCGACGGGATGAACCTGGTGGCCAAGGAGTTCTGCGCCGCCCGTCCGGATGAAGACGGCGTGCTGGTGCTGAGCGAGTTCGCGGGCGCCGCGGACGAACTGCGCGGCGCGCTGGTCGTCAACACCTACGACATCGAGGCCACCGCGGACGCGATTGAACAAGCGCTGAAGATGCCGGAGTCCGAGCGGCGCGAGCGCATGCGCGGGCTGCGCGCGCAGGTGAAGGCGCACGACGTCCACTGGTGGGTGTCCTACTTCCTGGGCCGGCTCCAGGGCCTGCCGACGGTGTCCGTGGGCCGGGCGAAGGAGGGCACGGAGGCGCTGGCTCGGATGAAGTCGGCCGAGCACCTGGCGCTGATGCTCGACTACGACGGGACGCTGGTGGGCTTCGCGCCCCGGCCGGAGCTGGCCGCGCCGGACGATGCGCTCCGGGAGCTGTTGGCGAAGCTGGTGGCGCGGCCGAACACGACGGTGAGCGTGGTCAGCGGCAGGCCTCGGGAGACATTGCAGGCATGGTTCGGCACGCTGCCCATGGGGCTCCACGCGGAGCACGGCCTGTGGTCGCGTCCGGCGCCGGGGCTGCCGTGGAAGATGCTGGAGGGCGTGACGCCGGAGTGGAAGGCCGCGGCCCGGCCGGTGCTCGACGAGTTCGCCGCGCGCATCCCCGGCTCGTTCGTGGAGGAGAAGTCCGCGTCGCTCGCGTGGCACTACCGGCAGGTGGACCCCGAGTTCGGCGCGATTCAGTCCCGCGAGCTGCGGCTGAAGCTGGCGGAGACCTTCGCGCGGCAGCCGGTGGACATCCTCCCGGGTGACAAGGTGGTGGAGGTGCGGCCGCATGGGGTGCACAAGGGCCGGGTGGTGGACTCGGTGACGCGGGTGCTGGCGCCGGGCACGCTCGTGGTGGCCATGGGCGATGACCGCACCGACGAGGACCTGTTCGCGGCCATCCCCGAGGACGGGCTCACCGTCCACGCGGGCAACAAACCCACGCGCGCCGCCTACCGCGTCAGTGGCCCCCGGGAAGTGCGCGCCCTCCTGGCCGCGCTGGTGGAGCCCTCCGCGAAATAA
- a CDS encoding sensor histidine kinase — MSSSPPPPCFRYRLLAVMLLAGLVPLVLLGVLAHGALERVLSVSVAPVETVLDEVSSDLERRGLSRDSLDEVRLHLAQAELTRRALVRRVPMFIAVLVLVSGGVLAVAAVLLGRTLTRPVTVLTEGMWAYARGDLTVRLPASEPPRDEFDFLLGQFNRMGQELVAQRERLKSAEQIAAWQDVARALAHELKNPLTAMKLSLARLQRADTGSAADALRVSESVALLQEEVELLMRMTQSFSTFARLPAPRFQDVPLRPLLSEICVLYAQTSPVPVELLPGPEVSLQADPDGLRRLFGNLVKNAAEASASGATPVRVSAEPLEGGSVRVSVMDGGNGISSVLEGAALTRGLFSTKPEGSGLGLPISQKITHEHGGSLRLEPAPGGGTLARVELPLHPPSTPVPTT; from the coding sequence ATGTCCTCCTCGCCTCCCCCTCCTTGCTTCCGCTACCGGCTGCTGGCGGTCATGTTGCTGGCGGGGCTGGTGCCGCTGGTGTTGCTCGGCGTGCTGGCACACGGTGCGCTGGAGCGGGTGCTGTCCGTCTCCGTAGCCCCGGTGGAGACGGTGCTCGACGAGGTGTCCTCGGACCTGGAGCGCAGGGGGTTGTCTCGGGATTCGCTGGACGAGGTGCGGCTCCATCTGGCGCAGGCGGAGTTGACTCGCAGGGCGCTGGTGCGCCGTGTGCCCATGTTCATCGCGGTGCTGGTGCTCGTCTCGGGCGGGGTGTTGGCGGTGGCGGCCGTGCTGCTTGGCCGCACGCTCACGCGCCCCGTGACGGTGCTCACCGAAGGCATGTGGGCCTATGCGCGAGGAGACCTCACCGTGCGGCTCCCAGCCTCGGAGCCGCCTCGGGATGAGTTCGATTTCCTGCTGGGCCAGTTCAACCGCATGGGCCAGGAGCTGGTCGCCCAACGCGAGCGGCTCAAGTCCGCCGAACAGATTGCCGCGTGGCAGGACGTGGCTCGAGCCCTGGCCCACGAGCTGAAGAATCCCCTCACCGCGATGAAGCTCTCGCTTGCGCGGCTCCAGCGCGCGGATACGGGCTCGGCCGCGGATGCCTTGCGCGTCAGCGAGTCGGTGGCCCTGCTTCAGGAGGAGGTCGAGCTGCTGATGCGAATGACGCAGAGCTTCTCCACCTTCGCCCGGTTGCCGGCGCCGAGGTTCCAGGATGTCCCGCTGCGCCCGCTGCTCTCGGAGATTTGTGTTCTGTACGCGCAGACCTCGCCCGTGCCGGTGGAGCTGTTGCCGGGCCCCGAGGTGTCGCTGCAGGCGGACCCGGATGGACTGCGGCGGCTGTTCGGCAACCTCGTGAAGAACGCGGCCGAGGCCTCCGCCTCGGGGGCGACTCCCGTGCGCGTTTCGGCGGAGCCCCTGGAGGGCGGGAGCGTGCGTGTCTCCGTGATGGATGGGGGCAACGGAATCTCTTCGGTGCTGGAGGGGGCGGCCCTGACGCGTGGCCTGTTCAGCACGAAGCCGGAGGGCAGCGGGCTCGGGTTGCCCATCTCGCAGAAGATTACCCATGAGCATGGCGGCTCGCTCCGGCTGGAACCCGCGCCCGGCGGAGGGACGCTCGCTCGCGTCGAGCTGCCTCTTCATCCCCCTTCGACTCCTGTGCCCACGACATGA
- a CDS encoding sigma-54 dependent transcriptional regulator, whose protein sequence is MKPGPRILVVDDDPGVLKALRGLLSDEGFTPIEARSTADATRVLDAPEGLPSMMLLDLRMPGETGLEFLARLPRPLPVPVVVLSGEASPSEAAQALKLGATDFVEKPPSPERLVTALRNAMALGALQEERERLLDALARPGHLVGESPAMNTLRQLIARVGPSDAAVLITGETGTGKERVSRALHLASGRKGRLVAVNCAAIPSTLLESELFGHEKGAFSGAVTRRAGRIEQAHGGTLLLDEIGDMPLELQAKLLRVLETREVERLGGSVPVPVDARILAATHQELARAVKEGRFRQDLFFRLNVMPLHIPPLRERPDDLLPLARAFAAEFAGPEVPLVLAPGAEIALRAYAWPGNVRELRNVIERLNLLRAGGPMTLGPEAVSSPLAPARTPSPKLGDKSYREHVEDFERELIRAALAEGESIAGAARLLQVDRGNLYRRIKALGLPVS, encoded by the coding sequence ATGAAGCCCGGCCCCCGAATCCTCGTCGTCGATGATGACCCTGGCGTCCTCAAGGCCCTGCGAGGGCTGCTGAGCGATGAGGGCTTCACGCCCATCGAGGCCCGCTCCACCGCCGACGCAACACGCGTCCTCGACGCCCCCGAGGGACTTCCCTCCATGATGCTCCTCGACCTGCGCATGCCGGGAGAGACGGGCCTGGAGTTCCTCGCGCGGCTGCCTCGTCCACTGCCCGTGCCCGTGGTGGTGCTCTCGGGCGAAGCCTCTCCCTCAGAGGCCGCGCAAGCCCTGAAGCTCGGGGCGACGGACTTCGTGGAGAAGCCTCCCTCCCCCGAGCGGCTCGTCACCGCGCTTCGCAACGCGATGGCGCTGGGCGCGCTCCAGGAGGAACGCGAGCGACTGCTGGATGCGCTGGCCCGCCCCGGGCATCTCGTGGGTGAGAGCCCGGCGATGAACACCTTGCGTCAGCTCATCGCGCGCGTGGGCCCCAGTGACGCGGCGGTGCTCATCACCGGTGAGACAGGAACCGGAAAGGAGCGTGTCTCTCGCGCACTGCACCTGGCCTCTGGACGCAAGGGCCGCCTCGTCGCGGTCAACTGCGCGGCCATTCCCTCCACGCTTCTGGAGAGCGAACTGTTCGGCCATGAGAAGGGCGCGTTCTCCGGCGCGGTGACCCGGCGCGCGGGGCGCATCGAACAAGCGCACGGCGGCACGTTGCTGCTGGATGAAATCGGCGACATGCCGCTGGAGCTCCAGGCCAAGCTCTTGCGCGTGCTCGAGACACGAGAGGTCGAGCGGCTCGGAGGTTCAGTGCCCGTGCCAGTGGATGCGCGCATCCTCGCGGCGACCCATCAAGAGCTGGCCCGTGCGGTGAAGGAAGGCCGCTTCCGGCAGGACCTCTTCTTCCGCCTCAACGTGATGCCGCTGCACATTCCGCCGCTGCGTGAGCGCCCGGATGACCTGCTGCCGCTGGCTCGCGCCTTCGCCGCGGAGTTCGCGGGGCCCGAGGTCCCGCTCGTCCTCGCTCCCGGCGCGGAGATCGCCCTGCGCGCCTACGCGTGGCCCGGCAACGTGCGGGAGCTGCGCAATGTCATCGAGCGGCTGAATCTGCTGCGTGCGGGCGGCCCGATGACGCTGGGCCCCGAGGCGGTCTCCAGTCCACTGGCGCCCGCGCGGACCCCAAGCCCCAAGCTGGGCGACAAGAGCTACCGCGAACACGTCGAGGACTTCGAGCGGGAGCTCATCCGCGCCGCGCTCGCGGAGGGCGAAAGCATCGCTGGCGCCGCGCGACTGCTTCAGGTGGACCGAGGCAATCTCTACCGGCGCATCAAGGCGCTCGGGCTCCCGGTGAGCTGA
- a CDS encoding SgcJ/EcaC family oxidoreductase, with translation MIRSVPSRLALACSLLLLPLACAHVDSARDEQDIRQLVDAQTEAWNRHDAVAWSKDFTADADFINIAGTVFEGHPQIETRHVQVFEAFFKNSHSKVTVRRVSFPVADIAVVDTTHEVTGHNGLPPGVQDTEPGLLRTQMRYVMKRENGVWRIVAGHNTDVKPKPPPRP, from the coding sequence GTGATTCGCAGCGTTCCCTCCCGGTTGGCCTTGGCGTGCTCGTTGCTGCTCCTGCCCCTGGCCTGTGCGCACGTGGACTCCGCGCGGGACGAGCAGGATATCCGGCAGCTCGTGGATGCGCAGACGGAGGCGTGGAACCGGCACGACGCGGTGGCGTGGTCCAAGGACTTCACGGCCGACGCGGACTTCATCAACATCGCCGGGACGGTGTTCGAGGGACACCCGCAGATTGAGACGCGCCACGTGCAGGTGTTCGAGGCGTTCTTCAAGAACAGCCACAGCAAGGTCACGGTCCGCAGGGTGTCGTTCCCCGTCGCGGACATCGCCGTGGTCGACACCACTCACGAGGTGACGGGGCACAACGGCCTGCCGCCCGGGGTGCAGGACACCGAGCCTGGACTGCTGCGCACGCAGATGCGCTACGTGATGAAGCGAGAGAATGGGGTGTGGCGCATCGTCGCGGGGCACAACACCGACGTGAAGCCGAAGCCTCCGCCCAGGCCGTAG
- a CDS encoding acyl-CoA dehydrogenase family protein — protein MTRLPPHPLLATAVELGPRLSARSAEFESARRLPPDVVEEFARAGFFRMLIPEAYGGLELHPSISFQVIEALSRADGAAGWGAMIGSGTGLSTAWLPESVGREVCASPEVIIGGVAAPLGRAERVEGGYRVTGRWPWASGGHHCHWLVGGAVVFEDGKPRVVREDIPETRLLYFPAAAVTLHDTWFSMGLCGTGSGDMEVKDLFVREDHAFSFLAPPKVARPIYGFPFGLLGHGIPAVALGIARRAIEELITLARQKTVLAERRLLAARPSVQEAIAEADAEVRAARAFMLDVLHAIVDEATKGPVSMRGRADLRLAMTHGTRAATRAVDRVYEAAGGPAVFHTHPLQRCFRDIHTLTQHAFVARPTLEVTGGVLLGFDPPFPNL, from the coding sequence ATGACCCGTCTTCCTCCACACCCCTTGTTGGCCACCGCCGTGGAGCTCGGTCCGCGCCTGTCCGCGCGCTCCGCCGAGTTCGAGAGCGCGCGGCGGCTTCCCCCGGACGTCGTCGAGGAGTTCGCCCGCGCGGGATTCTTCCGGATGTTGATTCCCGAGGCGTACGGAGGCCTGGAGCTCCACCCCTCGATTTCGTTCCAGGTCATCGAAGCACTCTCGCGAGCGGATGGCGCCGCGGGCTGGGGCGCGATGATTGGCTCCGGCACGGGCCTGTCGACCGCATGGTTGCCGGAGTCCGTGGGGCGCGAGGTCTGCGCGTCACCCGAGGTAATCATCGGGGGCGTGGCCGCGCCGCTGGGCCGCGCCGAGCGCGTCGAGGGAGGCTATCGCGTCACGGGCCGTTGGCCCTGGGCCAGCGGAGGCCATCACTGTCACTGGCTGGTGGGGGGCGCGGTGGTGTTCGAGGACGGCAAGCCGCGCGTCGTGCGCGAGGACATCCCCGAGACGCGCCTTCTCTACTTCCCGGCCGCCGCCGTCACGTTGCACGACACCTGGTTCTCCATGGGCCTGTGCGGCACGGGCAGCGGAGACATGGAGGTGAAGGACCTCTTCGTCCGGGAGGACCATGCCTTCTCGTTCCTCGCGCCGCCGAAAGTCGCCCGGCCAATCTATGGCTTTCCCTTCGGGCTGCTCGGCCATGGCATTCCCGCGGTGGCGCTGGGAATCGCGCGCCGGGCCATCGAGGAGCTCATCACGCTGGCGCGGCAGAAGACGGTGCTCGCCGAGCGCAGGCTCCTGGCCGCGCGTCCCAGCGTGCAGGAGGCCATCGCCGAAGCGGACGCCGAGGTCCGCGCCGCACGCGCCTTCATGCTCGACGTGCTTCACGCCATCGTCGATGAGGCCACGAAGGGGCCCGTCTCCATGCGAGGCCGCGCAGACCTGCGCCTGGCCATGACGCACGGCACCCGCGCCGCCACGCGCGCGGTGGACCGCGTGTACGAAGCCGCCGGTGGGCCCGCCGTGTTCCACACCCACCCGCTCCAGCGCTGCTTCCGGGACATCCACACCCTGACCCAGCACGCCTTCGTGGCGCGCCCCACGCTCGAAGTCACGGGCGGCGTCCTATTGGGCTTCGACCCACCTTTCCCCAACCTCTGA
- a CDS encoding arylsulfatase, protein MSLKEYKPGSTFPGTIGRTWEQSSPAWPQPLRAKPGAPNVLFIVLDDTGFGHLGCYGSPIHTPHLDRLAKGGLLYNNMHTTALCSPTRSCILTGRNHHSNGMATITEISLGYPGYNGTIPFENGFLSEMLQEQGYNTYAVGKWHLTPAEQTSAAGPYNRWPLGRGFERYYGFLGGDTHQYYPDLVHDNHPVLPPKTPEEGYHLTEDLVERAVDFIADAKQVAPDKPFFLYFCTGAMHAPHHVPKEWADKYKGQFDEGWEAYRKKVHQRQLKLGVIPPGTRLSRHDPDVAEWDSLPPDEKRLYARMMEVFAGFLEHTDHHIGRLLKFLEETGELDNTLVMVISDNGASAEGGPHGSVNELKFFNNTPESLEQNLEALDDLGGPRYFNHYSWGWAWAGDTPFRRWKREVYRGGTTDPFIVHWPKGIKARGEIRTQYCHAIDMVPTVLDCLGLEPPASIRGVTQSPIEGVSFRHTFDDARAESHHHTQYFEMFSNRAIYHDGWRAVCPFPGPSFTEAGEGFGESKLTEERLRKLDAESWELYHVAEDCSETKNLAHEERGKLIEMIALWYVEAGRYKVMPLASPDRAVFAVERPQITPDRKRYVYRPHTSPAPENVAVHVLNRPHSITAKVDVEGDVEGVLLSHGGLTGGYTFFIQDRKLHYVYNFVGEKEFHIESAVEVPKGRTELRFEFEPTGKPDLEAGKGAPGRGKLFIDGDLVAQSDISATMPLVISLGEGLTCGRDDNSAVSSLYRTPFAFRGGTLREVVVDVSGEHLHDEKTENRTAMARQ, encoded by the coding sequence ATGTCGCTCAAGGAATACAAGCCGGGCAGTACGTTTCCGGGGACCATCGGCCGCACGTGGGAGCAGTCCTCGCCCGCGTGGCCCCAGCCGCTGCGCGCGAAGCCTGGCGCCCCCAACGTCCTCTTCATCGTCCTGGACGACACGGGCTTCGGGCACCTGGGCTGCTATGGCTCGCCCATCCATACGCCCCATCTGGACCGGCTGGCCAAGGGTGGCCTGCTCTACAACAACATGCACACCACCGCGCTGTGCTCACCCACGCGCTCGTGCATCCTCACCGGGCGCAACCACCACTCCAACGGCATGGCCACCATCACCGAGATATCCCTCGGGTATCCCGGTTACAACGGCACCATCCCGTTCGAGAACGGCTTCCTCTCGGAGATGCTGCAGGAGCAGGGCTACAACACCTATGCGGTGGGCAAGTGGCACCTGACGCCCGCGGAGCAGACGAGCGCGGCGGGCCCCTACAACCGCTGGCCGCTGGGGCGTGGCTTCGAGCGCTATTACGGATTTCTGGGCGGTGACACGCACCAGTACTACCCGGACCTCGTCCACGACAACCATCCGGTCCTCCCGCCGAAGACACCCGAGGAGGGCTACCACCTCACCGAGGACCTGGTGGAGCGGGCCGTGGACTTCATCGCGGACGCCAAGCAGGTCGCGCCCGACAAGCCCTTCTTCCTGTACTTCTGCACCGGCGCGATGCACGCCCCGCATCACGTCCCCAAGGAGTGGGCGGACAAGTACAAGGGCCAGTTCGATGAGGGCTGGGAGGCGTACCGCAAGAAGGTGCATCAGCGGCAGCTCAAGCTCGGAGTGATTCCTCCCGGCACCCGGCTGTCCCGTCATGACCCGGACGTGGCCGAGTGGGACAGCTTGCCTCCCGACGAGAAGCGCCTCTATGCGCGCATGATGGAGGTGTTCGCCGGCTTCCTGGAGCACACGGACCACCACATCGGGCGGCTGCTGAAGTTCCTGGAGGAGACGGGGGAGCTCGACAACACGCTCGTCATGGTCATTTCCGACAACGGCGCGAGCGCGGAGGGCGGTCCCCATGGCTCGGTGAACGAGCTGAAGTTCTTCAACAACACGCCGGAGTCGCTGGAGCAGAACCTGGAGGCCCTGGATGATTTGGGGGGCCCTCGGTACTTCAATCACTACTCCTGGGGCTGGGCGTGGGCGGGTGACACGCCGTTCCGGCGGTGGAAGCGCGAGGTGTACCGGGGTGGCACCACGGACCCGTTCATCGTCCACTGGCCCAAGGGCATCAAGGCGCGCGGCGAGATTCGCACGCAGTACTGCCACGCCATCGACATGGTGCCCACGGTGCTGGACTGTCTGGGGTTGGAGCCGCCCGCGTCGATTCGTGGCGTCACGCAGTCGCCCATCGAAGGCGTCAGCTTCCGCCACACCTTCGACGACGCGCGCGCCGAGAGCCATCATCACACGCAGTACTTCGAGATGTTCTCCAACCGCGCCATCTACCATGACGGCTGGAGGGCGGTGTGCCCCTTCCCGGGGCCCTCCTTCACCGAGGCGGGTGAGGGCTTCGGCGAGTCGAAGCTCACGGAGGAGCGGCTGCGCAAGCTCGACGCGGAGTCGTGGGAGCTGTACCACGTCGCGGAGGATTGCTCCGAGACGAAGAACCTGGCTCACGAGGAGCGCGGCAAGCTCATCGAGATGATTGCGCTCTGGTACGTGGAGGCGGGCCGCTACAAGGTCATGCCGCTGGCGTCGCCGGACCGCGCCGTCTTCGCCGTGGAGCGTCCGCAAATCACCCCGGACCGCAAGCGCTACGTCTACCGTCCGCACACCTCGCCCGCGCCGGAGAATGTGGCCGTGCACGTGCTCAACCGGCCGCACTCCATCACCGCGAAGGTGGACGTGGAGGGAGACGTGGAGGGCGTGCTGTTGAGCCATGGTGGGCTCACGGGGGGCTACACCTTCTTCATCCAGGACCGGAAGCTGCACTACGTCTACAACTTCGTGGGTGAGAAGGAGTTCCACATCGAGTCGGCGGTGGAGGTGCCCAAGGGCCGCACGGAGCTGCGCTTCGAGTTCGAGCCCACGGGCAAGCCAGACCTGGAGGCCGGCAAGGGGGCTCCGGGGCGCGGCAAGCTCTTCATCGACGGAGACCTGGTCGCGCAGAGCGACATCTCCGCGACCATGCCGCTGGTCATCAGTCTGGGCGAGGGGCTGACGTGCGGACGCGATGACAACTCGGCGGTGAGCTCGCTCTACCGGACCCCGTTCGCGTTCCGCGGCGGCACGCTGCGCGAGGTGGTGGTGGACGTGTCCGGCGAGCACCTCCACGACGAGAAGACGGAGAACAGGACCGCGATGGCTCGGCAGTAG